The following proteins are co-located in the Hyalangium minutum genome:
- a CDS encoding LuxR C-terminal-related transcriptional regulator, with translation MPRDDSPRAPLQGPISRGFLPGSKLFQRRDFVRERFGEPAWDAVLTLLSIEDRDQLGSADPGAWYDIHLMVRLVDAMCQKLRLDEALLMEMGRFDADRELSTVYRWFLRLIRPSFAIRHMNLYWRRSHDTGTWRSWRTGNEVTAELKDWAAINRAMCTTLGGYLGRTLELFGGKVGPIEHTECRADGHACCIFRTHVELPADEPRSGRRPTRADVSSLARELAQYPNREALAEALVSLLRFQFGCSFVELWVTGMEERMQLMGISGERGPGEPRRFVLEMAGRTVGRLEVELPRGPGQWGMDEVLTELVPWVAIALETAGAARGEPKEIEETELARRLRRAREIGQLTPRQIEVLELVARGKTNKEIASVLGRSEGTVEVHVTNLLRKYGASNRAGLVAMFWGEL, from the coding sequence TTGCCTCGCGACGATTCTCCCCGTGCACCGCTCCAGGGCCCCATTTCGAGGGGATTCCTCCCCGGTAGCAAACTCTTCCAGCGGCGTGACTTCGTCCGCGAGCGTTTCGGGGAGCCGGCTTGGGACGCGGTCCTCACGCTCCTGTCCATCGAGGATCGCGATCAGCTCGGCTCGGCGGATCCTGGAGCCTGGTACGACATCCACTTGATGGTGCGGCTCGTTGACGCAATGTGTCAAAAGCTCAGGTTGGATGAGGCGCTGCTGATGGAGATGGGCCGCTTCGATGCGGACCGGGAGCTGTCCACCGTGTACCGGTGGTTCCTGCGGTTGATCCGCCCCTCGTTCGCCATCCGCCACATGAACCTGTACTGGCGCCGGTCGCACGACACGGGCACGTGGCGCTCGTGGCGCACCGGCAACGAAGTCACTGCCGAGCTGAAAGACTGGGCCGCCATCAACCGCGCCATGTGCACCACGCTCGGCGGGTACCTGGGGCGCACGCTCGAGCTGTTCGGTGGGAAGGTGGGGCCCATCGAGCACACCGAGTGCCGCGCTGATGGCCATGCCTGCTGCATCTTCCGGACGCACGTGGAGCTGCCCGCGGACGAGCCCCGGTCCGGGCGCCGGCCCACGCGGGCAGATGTGTCCTCCCTGGCGCGCGAGCTGGCGCAGTACCCCAACCGCGAGGCGCTCGCCGAAGCGCTGGTGTCGTTGCTGCGCTTCCAGTTCGGCTGCTCCTTCGTGGAGCTGTGGGTCACTGGCATGGAGGAGCGGATGCAGCTCATGGGCATCTCGGGCGAGCGCGGCCCCGGAGAGCCGCGCCGCTTCGTGCTCGAGATGGCGGGCCGCACCGTGGGACGGCTCGAGGTGGAGCTGCCGCGCGGCCCTGGGCAGTGGGGCATGGACGAGGTGCTCACCGAGCTGGTGCCGTGGGTGGCCATCGCGCTGGAGACTGCGGGCGCGGCCCGCGGCGAGCCCAAGGAAATCGAGGAGACGGAGCTGGCCCGCCGGCTGCGGCGCGCCCGGGAGATTGGCCAGCTCACGCCCCGCCAGATCGAGGTGCTGGAGCTGGTGGCCCGGGGCAAGACGAACAAGGAGATCGCCTCGGTACTCGGGCGAAGCGAGGGCACCGTGGAGGTCCACGTCACCAACCTGCTGCGCAAGTACGGAGCCAGCAACCGCGCGGGGCTCGTGGCCATGTTCTGGGGTGAGCTGTAG
- a CDS encoding N-acyl-D-amino-acid deacylase family protein produces MKNLRVLLSWVLASCGLLLAACASTPAAPASQGPTYDVILRGGTVYDGSGGAPFVADVAIQGDTLAALGDLKEARGRLEVDAQGLAVAPGFINMLSWATESLLVDGRSQSELRQGVTLEIFGEGSSMGPLNPAMRAEMIEQQGDLKFEVPWTTLGEYLEHLERRGVAPNVASFVGATTVRVHELGYADRAPTPEELERMRALVRQGMEEGALGVGASLIYAPAAYAKTDELIALARVASEYGGIYIAHMRSEGDRLLEAIDETITIGREAGLPVEIYHLKAAGRANWGKLDQALARIEQARQSGLRVTADMYPYTAGATGLDASMPPWVQEGGQKAWEERLKDPAVRQRVLKEMTTPGGNWENLFLAAGSPENILLIGFKNPALKPLTGKTLAQVAALRGKSPEETAIDLVIEDGSRVSTVYFLMSEENVRKQLALPYMSICSDVESVAAEGVFLKSSTHPRAYGSFAKVLGHYARDEKVLSLPEAVRRLTSLPAENLRLDRRGRLKPGHFADVVVFDAAKIQDHATYDKPHQYATGVHHVFVNGVQVLREGEPTGATPGRVVRGPGWKGARK; encoded by the coding sequence GTGAAAAACCTGCGCGTCCTCCTCTCTTGGGTCCTCGCCAGCTGTGGGCTGCTGCTCGCCGCCTGTGCCTCCACCCCGGCGGCTCCAGCCTCGCAGGGCCCCACGTATGACGTCATCCTCCGCGGGGGCACCGTCTATGACGGCAGCGGCGGTGCACCCTTCGTGGCCGACGTGGCCATTCAGGGAGACACGCTCGCCGCCCTAGGAGATCTCAAGGAGGCGCGAGGGCGGCTCGAAGTGGATGCCCAGGGCCTCGCCGTGGCTCCCGGCTTCATCAACATGCTGAGCTGGGCCACGGAGTCGCTGCTGGTGGATGGGCGCTCGCAGAGCGAGCTGCGCCAGGGCGTCACGCTGGAGATCTTCGGCGAGGGCTCCTCCATGGGGCCCCTGAACCCGGCGATGCGCGCGGAGATGATCGAGCAGCAGGGAGACCTCAAGTTCGAGGTGCCATGGACGACGCTCGGCGAGTACCTGGAGCACCTGGAGCGGCGCGGCGTCGCCCCGAATGTGGCCTCGTTCGTGGGCGCTACCACCGTGCGCGTGCACGAGCTGGGCTATGCCGACCGCGCCCCCACCCCCGAGGAGCTGGAGCGGATGCGCGCCCTGGTGCGCCAGGGCATGGAGGAGGGAGCACTCGGTGTCGGCGCGTCGCTCATCTACGCGCCCGCCGCGTATGCGAAGACGGACGAGCTGATCGCCCTGGCCCGCGTCGCCTCCGAGTATGGGGGCATCTACATCGCCCACATGCGCAGCGAGGGAGACCGGCTGCTGGAGGCCATCGACGAGACGATCACCATCGGGCGCGAGGCCGGGCTGCCGGTGGAGATCTACCACCTGAAGGCCGCGGGAAGAGCCAACTGGGGCAAGCTGGATCAGGCCCTGGCCCGCATCGAGCAGGCGCGGCAGAGCGGCCTGCGGGTGACGGCGGACATGTACCCATACACGGCCGGCGCCACAGGGCTGGATGCCTCGATGCCACCGTGGGTGCAAGAGGGCGGGCAAAAGGCCTGGGAGGAGCGGCTGAAGGACCCAGCCGTCCGCCAACGCGTGCTGAAGGAGATGACCACGCCCGGTGGGAACTGGGAGAACCTCTTCCTGGCCGCTGGCTCGCCGGAGAACATCCTGCTGATCGGCTTCAAGAACCCGGCGCTCAAACCGCTGACCGGCAAGACGCTGGCGCAGGTGGCCGCGCTGCGCGGCAAGTCCCCCGAGGAGACGGCGATCGACCTCGTCATCGAGGACGGCAGCCGCGTGTCCACCGTGTACTTCCTCATGTCCGAGGAGAACGTGCGCAAGCAGCTCGCGCTGCCGTACATGAGCATCTGCTCGGACGTGGAGTCCGTGGCCGCCGAGGGCGTGTTCCTCAAGTCCAGCACCCACCCGCGTGCCTACGGCAGCTTCGCGAAGGTGCTCGGGCACTACGCCCGGGACGAGAAGGTGCTCTCGCTCCCGGAGGCCGTGCGCCGGTTGACTTCACTGCCCGCCGAGAACCTGCGGCTGGACCGGCGCGGGCGTCTGAAGCCTGGCCACTTCGCCGATGTCGTCGTCTTCGACGCGGCGAAGATCCAGGACCACGCCACCTACGACAAGCCGCACCAGTACGCCACGGGCGTGCACCACGTCTTCGTCAACGGGGTGCAGGTGCTCCGGGAGGGGGAGCCCACGGGCGCCACGCCCGGCCGCGTCGTCCGAGGCCCAGGTTGGAAGGGCGCCCGGAAGTAG
- the rpiA gene encoding ribose-5-phosphate isomerase RpiA, translated as MSLLQESEASRYKRMAAERAVELIQSGTVVGLGSGSTSALVVHRLAALLGEGKLKDVVGVPTSLETESLARSLGVPLTTLEEHPFLALTIDGADEVDPALNLIKGGGGALLREKIVAQASQREIIVVDESKLSPQLGTRWPVPVEVLPFGWNSQALYLEGLGARVVRREAHDGAPYRTDQGNFILDCAFGPIARPAELAAKLEARAGVVEHGLFIGITSELIIAGPKGVEHRRPSG; from the coding sequence ATGTCCCTTCTCCAGGAGAGTGAGGCCAGCCGCTACAAGCGGATGGCCGCCGAGCGCGCCGTGGAGCTCATCCAGTCTGGCACGGTGGTGGGGCTCGGCTCGGGGAGTACCTCGGCGCTCGTGGTGCACCGGCTGGCGGCGCTGCTCGGGGAGGGGAAGCTGAAGGACGTGGTGGGAGTGCCCACGTCGCTGGAGACCGAGTCCCTGGCGCGCTCGCTCGGGGTGCCGCTGACGACCCTGGAGGAGCACCCGTTCCTGGCGCTCACCATCGACGGCGCGGACGAGGTGGACCCGGCCCTGAACCTCATCAAAGGCGGGGGGGGAGCGCTGCTGCGGGAGAAGATCGTCGCTCAGGCGAGCCAGCGGGAGATCATCGTCGTGGACGAGAGCAAGCTGTCGCCCCAGCTCGGGACACGGTGGCCCGTGCCGGTGGAGGTGCTGCCCTTTGGCTGGAACTCCCAGGCGCTCTACTTGGAAGGGCTCGGCGCGCGGGTCGTCCGGCGCGAGGCCCATGACGGAGCGCCCTACAGGACGGATCAGGGCAACTTCATTCTCGACTGTGCCTTCGGCCCCATCGCCCGTCCGGCCGAGCTGGCCGCGAAGCTGGAGGCGCGGGCCGGTGTCGTGGAGCACGGGCTGTTCATCGGCATCACCTCCGAGCTGATCATCGCGGGCCCGAAGGGCGTGGAGCACCGCCGTCCTTCAGGGTGA
- the tal gene encoding transaldolase, producing MIATRALKEAGQSIWLDAITRRMLNEGTLRHYIEDLGVTGMTSNPTLFEQSIRKGGDYDESIRMGVERGLRGEALFFQLALEDLSRAASFFRPIHQRTQGEDGWVSLEVSPLLAWQPVPTLEQVLTLHARASLPNLFIKIPGTHAGLRAIEEAIYAGVPINVTLLFSAEQYLAAANAYMRGIERRLQDGLSPDVPSVASLFISRWDKAVEGKVPEALRNRLGIAVGQRTYRAYCGLGESRRVRHLEAEGASMQKLVWASTSTKDPNARDTLYVEALVAPDTINTLPESTLLAFVDHGRVGQSLPRDGGDSRSVIAEFMAAGVDVEALAEQLQHEGADSFSKSWNDLMACLASKSEALEVGPGAVR from the coding sequence ATGATCGCGACTCGGGCGCTGAAGGAGGCCGGACAGAGCATCTGGCTGGATGCCATCACCCGCCGGATGCTCAATGAGGGCACGCTGCGGCACTACATCGAGGACCTGGGCGTCACGGGAATGACGTCCAATCCCACCCTCTTCGAACAGTCCATCCGCAAGGGTGGGGACTATGACGAGTCTATCCGCATGGGGGTGGAGCGGGGTCTGCGTGGGGAGGCGCTCTTCTTCCAGCTCGCCTTGGAGGACCTGTCGCGGGCGGCGAGCTTCTTCCGGCCCATCCACCAGCGCACGCAGGGCGAGGACGGCTGGGTGTCGCTGGAGGTGTCTCCGCTGCTCGCCTGGCAGCCGGTGCCCACGCTGGAGCAGGTGCTCACGCTGCATGCGCGCGCCAGCCTGCCCAACCTGTTCATCAAGATTCCGGGCACGCACGCGGGCCTGCGAGCCATCGAGGAGGCCATCTACGCGGGGGTGCCCATCAACGTGACGCTCCTCTTCTCGGCCGAGCAGTACCTGGCCGCCGCCAACGCGTACATGCGGGGCATCGAGCGGCGGCTGCAGGACGGGCTCTCGCCGGATGTACCGTCGGTGGCCTCGCTCTTCATCAGCCGCTGGGACAAGGCGGTGGAGGGCAAGGTGCCCGAGGCGCTGCGCAACCGGCTGGGCATCGCCGTGGGACAGCGGACCTACCGGGCGTACTGTGGGCTGGGGGAGAGCCGCCGCGTCCGCCACCTGGAGGCCGAGGGCGCTTCCATGCAGAAGCTGGTGTGGGCCAGCACCAGCACCAAGGACCCCAACGCGCGCGACACGCTCTATGTGGAGGCGCTCGTGGCGCCGGACACCATCAACACCCTGCCGGAGAGCACCCTGCTGGCCTTCGTGGACCACGGGCGGGTGGGGCAGAGCCTGCCTCGGGATGGTGGGGACTCCAGGAGCGTCATCGCCGAGTTCATGGCCGCCGGCGTGGACGTAGAAGCCCTGGCCGAGCAGCTCCAGCATGAGGGCGCGGACTCCTTCTCGAAGTCCTGGAACGATCTCATGGCGTGTCTGGCCAGTAAGAGCGAGGCTCTGGAGGTGGGCCCTGGAGCCGTGCGCTGA
- a CDS encoding RtcB family protein yields the protein MEPTAEVLTRLEPLLRQLGPALYELDPRFRSDMRVPARIVADEVLLRQMFRDRSLLQLVNVTTLPGIQGFAIGMPDMHEGYGFPVGGVAGTLLPDGVISPGGIGFDINCGVRLLSTGLLHEDVKEAVPALAHDLARSIPTGFGRHGRWVLSPEQLERVLAEGVPYVVHGLGLGAGEDLSYIEAGGHLAGADVAQVSVRARERGSDQLGTLGGGNHFIEMQRVERIYDAGAAEALGLFEGQLTILIHTGSRGLGHQVCTDWVREMDRALAREGLRLVDRQLACAPFSSAEGQGYYAAMCAAANFAWANRQVLTHRVREVFSRRLGPRPEAWPHVVYDVAHNIAKLETYGGRRLCVHRKGATRAFGPGHPELPEAYQPVGQPVFIPGSMGTASFVMVGRSESQAVSFSSACHGAGRQLSRAAAKQQVAGAELRKALSAQGISVECPSNAELAEEAPTAYKDVDRVVDTVDTAGIAGKVARLVPLAVLKG from the coding sequence ATGGAACCCACCGCCGAAGTCCTCACACGGCTCGAGCCGCTCCTCCGCCAATTGGGTCCGGCGCTCTACGAGCTGGATCCCCGGTTCCGCTCGGACATGCGCGTGCCCGCCCGGATTGTCGCCGATGAGGTGTTGCTCCGGCAGATGTTCCGCGATCGCAGCCTGCTCCAGCTCGTCAATGTGACGACGCTGCCGGGCATCCAGGGGTTCGCCATCGGCATGCCGGACATGCACGAGGGCTACGGCTTCCCCGTGGGCGGTGTGGCGGGCACCTTGCTTCCCGATGGGGTCATCTCTCCCGGGGGGATTGGGTTCGACATCAACTGCGGTGTGAGGCTGCTCTCCACCGGGCTCCTGCACGAGGATGTGAAGGAGGCGGTGCCCGCCCTGGCGCACGATCTGGCCCGGAGCATTCCCACGGGCTTTGGCCGCCACGGCCGGTGGGTCCTGAGCCCGGAGCAGCTCGAGCGGGTGCTCGCGGAGGGGGTGCCCTATGTGGTGCATGGCTTGGGGCTGGGAGCGGGGGAGGACCTCTCCTACATCGAGGCGGGAGGGCACCTTGCGGGTGCGGACGTGGCCCAGGTCTCCGTCCGGGCCCGGGAGCGGGGGAGTGATCAGCTCGGGACCTTGGGCGGCGGCAACCACTTCATCGAGATGCAGCGGGTGGAGCGCATCTACGACGCGGGGGCCGCGGAGGCGCTGGGGCTGTTCGAGGGCCAGCTGACGATCCTCATCCACACCGGCTCGCGCGGGCTGGGGCACCAGGTCTGCACGGACTGGGTGCGCGAGATGGACCGGGCCCTGGCGCGTGAAGGCCTGCGGCTGGTGGACCGGCAGCTCGCCTGCGCGCCGTTCTCGTCCGCCGAGGGCCAGGGCTACTACGCGGCCATGTGCGCGGCGGCCAACTTCGCCTGGGCCAACCGGCAGGTGCTCACCCACCGTGTGCGCGAGGTGTTCAGCCGGAGACTGGGCCCTCGGCCCGAAGCCTGGCCGCATGTCGTCTACGACGTGGCGCACAACATCGCCAAGCTGGAGACGTACGGTGGCCGGCGCCTGTGCGTGCACCGCAAGGGGGCCACACGGGCGTTCGGTCCAGGGCACCCGGAGCTGCCCGAGGCCTACCAGCCGGTGGGCCAACCGGTCTTCATCCCTGGCAGCATGGGGACGGCCTCCTTCGTGATGGTGGGGCGGAGCGAGTCCCAGGCCGTCTCCTTCAGCAGCGCCTGTCATGGGGCGGGGCGGCAGCTGAGCCGGGCCGCCGCGAAGCAGCAGGTGGCCGGCGCGGAGCTGCGCAAGGCCTTGAGCGCCCAGGGCATCAGCGTGGAGTGCCCCTCGAACGCGGAGCTCGCGGAGGAGGCCCCCACGGCCTACAAGGATGTCGATCGGGTGGTGGACACGGTGGACACCGCGGGCATCGCGGGGAAGGTGGCTCGGCTGGTGCCCCTGGCGGTGCTCAAGGGCTGA
- a CDS encoding archease has protein sequence MEPGSYQFEPHTGEVQIRIAGTSLPELFEEAGYALAELMLGDPLPETPPEAELEFVLLEAVDTEALLVDWLNELISRSDLWKRVYTHLRVDELTDRTLRARIRGQEPTVLKTAVKAATFHGLEIREHEDRFTATLVLDV, from the coding sequence GTGGAGCCGGGCTCCTACCAGTTCGAGCCACACACCGGCGAGGTGCAGATCCGCATCGCGGGCACCAGCCTGCCCGAGCTCTTCGAGGAAGCGGGGTACGCACTGGCCGAGCTCATGCTCGGCGACCCGCTGCCGGAGACACCGCCCGAGGCCGAGCTGGAGTTCGTCCTGCTCGAGGCGGTGGACACCGAGGCGCTGCTCGTCGACTGGCTCAACGAGCTCATCTCCCGCTCGGACCTGTGGAAGCGTGTCTACACGCACCTGAGGGTGGATGAGCTGACGGACCGGACGCTGCGCGCACGGATTCGCGGCCAGGAGCCCACGGTGCTCAAGACCGCGGTGAAGGCCGCCACCTTTCATGGCTTGGAGATTCGGGAGCACGAGGATCGCTTCACCGCCACCCTCGTGCTCGATGTCTGA
- a CDS encoding GNAT family N-acetyltransferase, producing the protein MSHTFSLRPVSPSDDTFLFELYASTRAELAALGLGEAQRQLLLRVQWMAQRQGYQSRYPHSEHQLVLVEGRPVGRLWVAREPEELRLVDVSLLPSHRGSGVGTGLLRALQQEAATTGKPLRLSVARDNPAQRLYARLGFTPVGGAETGVDPYLALEWRPAPREGERGT; encoded by the coding sequence GTGTCCCACACCTTCTCCCTGCGCCCAGTCAGCCCCTCGGACGACACGTTCCTCTTCGAGCTGTACGCCAGCACCCGCGCGGAGCTCGCGGCGCTGGGGCTCGGCGAGGCTCAGCGTCAGCTGCTCCTGAGGGTGCAGTGGATGGCGCAGCGGCAGGGCTACCAGTCGCGCTATCCGCACAGCGAGCACCAGCTCGTGCTCGTGGAGGGGCGCCCCGTGGGACGCCTGTGGGTAGCGCGCGAGCCCGAGGAGCTGCGACTGGTGGATGTGTCGCTGCTGCCCTCGCACCGAGGCAGCGGCGTGGGCACCGGGCTGCTGCGAGCGCTCCAGCAGGAGGCCGCCACCACGGGCAAGCCGCTGCGCCTGAGCGTCGCGCGAGACAACCCGGCCCAGCGGCTCTATGCGCGGCTCGGCTTCACACCCGTGGGCGGAGCGGAGACCGGTGTGGATCCGTACCTCGCGCTCGAGTGGAGGCCCGCGCCGCGCGAGGGAGAGCGCGGGACCTGA
- a CDS encoding DUF7151 family protein, with product MKKTRLFGWHWFRVLPVSAVMVLSACSGSTGPQGPQGEAGPSGPVGPAGPTGPQGEPGPAGGPQGPAGPEGLRTLVATAAELPGTNCALGGVRFTVGPDADRDGTLDDSEVDAALTRYVCNGAQGPAGAAGAKGDTGDTGAQGPAGTQGAQGPAGPAGVPTLVATSSEAAGANCATGGTKLEVGSDTDRDGTLDVNEVDAALTRYVCNGAQGPQGAVGPQGAQGEAGPAGPQGTPGAAGATGPAGATGPAGPAGPTGPQGAPGSAGATGPAGPAGADGLATLARTAAEAAGANCATSGIKLELGADSNRNGTLDTSEVNAALTRYVCNGAQGPQGIQGPAGATGPAGATGATGPQGSQGPAGPQGPSGAFAAYGDGSAGALNLALGNTLDLSNTSVVNAQPFRTNTQFTNINIAGGLIVPSGTVLRATGDVTITGTVTVQTGAEDAGNGPPNPGVARGIPGAFHGGTGVSLMAAARLTKASTVAGGSGDRGGTNMGTGGEGGGFLVIVAQGNVSIPVGGAINANGNTATKSVSVSDVGGPGGGAGGIIVIASRGNITVGGSIRANGGNGGAANDNTSTTTTGAGAGGGGGGGIIHLISVNPISVTGTVQANGGAPGTDALAAASNIAGFGGGACGGNGGNGGGVATGVAGAPTAAQAGSAGHIIQLVVAAPENLL from the coding sequence ATGAAGAAGACGCGTCTCTTCGGCTGGCACTGGTTCCGGGTGCTGCCGGTCTCGGCGGTGATGGTGCTGTCCGCGTGCTCGGGTTCCACCGGGCCGCAGGGCCCTCAGGGAGAGGCCGGCCCATCGGGTCCGGTGGGTCCGGCAGGTCCGACGGGGCCTCAAGGTGAGCCTGGCCCGGCGGGAGGACCCCAGGGCCCAGCGGGACCGGAGGGCCTGCGGACGCTGGTGGCGACGGCGGCCGAGCTGCCTGGGACGAACTGTGCGCTGGGCGGCGTGCGGTTCACGGTGGGGCCGGACGCGGACCGGGACGGCACGCTGGATGACTCCGAGGTGGACGCCGCGTTGACGCGCTACGTGTGCAACGGCGCGCAGGGCCCGGCAGGCGCTGCGGGCGCCAAGGGTGACACGGGCGACACGGGCGCGCAGGGCCCGGCGGGAACTCAGGGTGCGCAGGGGCCTGCGGGTCCGGCGGGTGTGCCCACGCTGGTGGCGACCTCGAGCGAGGCCGCGGGAGCCAACTGCGCCACGGGTGGCACGAAGCTGGAAGTGGGCAGCGACACGGACCGGGACGGCACGCTGGATGTGAACGAGGTGGACGCCGCGTTGACGCGCTACGTGTGCAACGGCGCGCAGGGTCCGCAGGGCGCCGTGGGTCCGCAGGGCGCGCAGGGCGAAGCGGGTCCGGCAGGTCCGCAGGGCACTCCGGGTGCAGCCGGTGCGACGGGTCCAGCGGGAGCCACGGGTCCGGCAGGTCCGGCGGGTCCGACGGGTCCGCAGGGCGCCCCGGGTTCTGCCGGTGCGACAGGTCCGGCGGGTCCGGCGGGCGCGGACGGTCTGGCCACGCTGGCCCGGACGGCGGCGGAGGCTGCGGGGGCCAACTGCGCCACGAGCGGCATCAAGCTGGAGCTGGGTGCGGACAGCAACCGCAACGGGACGCTCGACACCAGCGAGGTGAACGCCGCGCTGACGCGCTACGTGTGCAATGGCGCGCAAGGGCCCCAGGGCATCCAGGGTCCGGCGGGTGCCACGGGTCCGGCGGGCGCTACGGGTGCCACGGGTCCCCAAGGTTCGCAGGGCCCGGCGGGACCTCAAGGTCCCTCGGGAGCGTTCGCCGCCTATGGCGATGGCTCAGCTGGGGCGCTCAACCTCGCGTTGGGCAACACGCTGGACCTCTCCAACACCTCGGTCGTCAACGCGCAGCCGTTCAGGACGAACACGCAGTTCACCAACATCAACATCGCCGGCGGCCTCATCGTGCCCAGCGGGACGGTGCTGCGGGCGACAGGGGATGTCACCATCACGGGCACCGTCACCGTGCAGACGGGGGCCGAGGACGCGGGTAACGGTCCGCCGAACCCGGGTGTCGCCCGCGGCATCCCGGGCGCCTTCCACGGAGGCACGGGGGTGTCGCTGATGGCGGCGGCGCGGCTCACGAAGGCCAGCACCGTGGCGGGTGGCTCGGGAGACCGGGGAGGCACCAACATGGGAACGGGCGGCGAGGGAGGCGGTTTCCTCGTGATCGTGGCCCAGGGGAACGTGTCCATTCCCGTGGGTGGAGCCATCAACGCCAATGGAAACACGGCCACCAAGAGCGTCTCCGTCTCCGACGTGGGAGGGCCGGGCGGTGGAGCCGGTGGCATCATCGTCATCGCGTCCCGGGGCAACATCACCGTGGGAGGGTCCATCCGTGCCAACGGCGGCAACGGCGGAGCGGCCAACGACAACACCAGCACCACGACGACGGGCGCGGGCGCGGGCGGAGGCGGTGGCGGTGGCATCATCCACCTCATCTCCGTCAACCCCATCTCCGTGACGGGAACGGTGCAGGCGAACGGTGGAGCTCCGGGGACGGACGCGTTGGCCGCGGCGTCCAACATTGCAGGCTTTGGCGGTGGCGCCTGCGGTGGAAATGGAGGCAACGGTGGAGGCGTGGCAACGGGCGTGGCGGGTGCTCCGACTGCCGCTCAAGCGGGCAGCGCCGGGCACATCATCCAGCTCGTGGTGGCCGCGCCCGAGAACCTGCTCTGA
- a CDS encoding phage tail protein, translating into MSEPFLGEIRMFSGNFAPSGWALCDGQLLSIAQNSALFSILGTTFGGNGQTTFALPDLRGRVPMGWGQGPGLSPRTIGEQSGSETVTLIATQMPAHTHAMMANSGQGTQFTPEGAVSAAAVESTQQPLNLYSTTPNTTMSPQAIGIAGGSQPHQNMQPFLCISFIIALQGIYPSRG; encoded by the coding sequence ATGTCGGAGCCGTTCCTCGGAGAGATCCGGATGTTTTCAGGCAACTTCGCGCCGAGCGGCTGGGCTCTCTGCGATGGCCAGTTGCTGTCCATCGCGCAGAACTCCGCGCTGTTCTCCATCCTGGGCACCACCTTCGGAGGGAATGGGCAGACCACGTTCGCCCTGCCGGACTTGAGAGGCCGGGTGCCCATGGGATGGGGCCAGGGGCCAGGGCTGTCACCGCGAACGATAGGGGAGCAGAGCGGCTCGGAGACCGTCACGCTCATCGCCACCCAGATGCCCGCTCACACCCACGCGATGATGGCCAACAGTGGCCAGGGCACTCAGTTCACCCCCGAGGGCGCCGTGAGCGCGGCGGCGGTCGAGTCGACGCAGCAGCCCCTGAACCTCTACAGCACCACGCCCAACACCACCATGTCCCCTCAGGCCATCGGCATCGCTGGTGGCAGCCAACCCCACCAGAACATGCAGCCCTTCCTGTGCATCAGCTTCATCATCGCGCTCCAGGGCATCTACCCCTCGCGCGGCTGA